From Pseudomonas sp. FP2335, the proteins below share one genomic window:
- a CDS encoding ABC transporter ATP-binding protein, translating to MIAISNLTKKLGPKSVIQPLSFSAQRQECIGLFGLEGAGKTTLLKLVAGLVKPCAGQVNILDFNTHTHPLQIGQAVGYQPQSNPCHPTMSVSRFLNLLATLRKLRGSEKRWHIEQAAARLELSAVLDYPLNTLPNDLQRKVAMAQAILHDPSVLLLDEPIEGLAPHQQDKVRALIQSLAEDMTVIVAARDGEALSNICTRALVLGKGRLLADMPMPELQRSSRHFRAITLASDAPLDLLALAVLPGVAGIEEHRHAPRTVTVLAMPGHSIYPAVSTLIATRQWPITSLTLETGRLNDVVHQLSQEASL from the coding sequence ATGATTGCGATAAGTAATCTGACAAAAAAACTCGGCCCGAAAAGTGTGATCCAGCCACTCTCATTCTCTGCCCAACGCCAGGAATGTATTGGGCTATTCGGGCTCGAAGGTGCGGGCAAAACCACACTCCTGAAGCTGGTGGCCGGTTTGGTCAAACCCTGTGCCGGGCAGGTGAACATTCTCGATTTCAATACGCACACCCATCCGCTTCAAATAGGCCAGGCAGTGGGCTACCAACCTCAATCAAATCCCTGCCACCCAACTATGTCTGTCAGCCGCTTCCTGAATCTCCTGGCGACCCTGCGCAAATTGCGCGGGTCCGAAAAACGTTGGCACATCGAGCAGGCTGCGGCCCGCCTGGAGCTGTCGGCGGTACTCGACTACCCGCTCAACACGCTGCCCAACGACCTGCAACGCAAAGTTGCAATGGCCCAGGCCATCCTGCATGACCCCAGCGTGCTGTTGCTGGATGAACCCATCGAGGGCCTCGCCCCCCATCAGCAGGACAAGGTTCGGGCGCTGATCCAATCATTGGCCGAGGACATGACCGTGATCGTCGCCGCACGCGATGGCGAAGCGCTGTCCAACATCTGCACGCGCGCACTGGTCCTCGGAAAAGGGCGCCTGCTGGCGGACATGCCAATGCCCGAGCTTCAGCGCAGTTCCCGCCACTTCAGGGCCATCACCCTGGCGTCGGACGCGCCCCTGGACCTGCTGGCGCTGGCGGTTCTGCCCGGTGTTGCCGGTATCGAGGAACACCGCCATGCCCCTCGCACCGTCACGGTGCTCGCCATGCCCGGCCACTCCATCTACCCCGCCGTCAGCACACTGATCGCCACACGGCAATGGCCCATAACCTCGCTGACGCTGGAGACCGGCCGCCTGAACGATGTGGTCCACCAACTGAGCCAAGAGGCCTCGCTTTGA
- a CDS encoding Gldg family protein: MGSALRASMTLIVIALLFLAFNLVWAVKLPDLRWDPSALKTNTLSPAVLHLLAAQESPVDLYYFNARHHPKKSAASKRYAVYVEKMLKAFETAANGMINLHIIDPGDLSDDAYRAGLYGLDDSEGFFGLIGTRNGQAARRIESFNPDRAALLEYEISHLISQLSQPQPATIGLLSGQPIKTPAAALLRELHRHVNLVDLPAELDRIPSHFKTLMLVHPRRLPEQTLYAIDQFVLGGGKLMMFIDPLSALDTDAPPASAKLDGLLASWGVRMPADLVLIDSRYAAHEPPGSDPTRLTLPRQAMTRNDVSSWRLDSVTLASSGALFALHKSRTRFTPLLQSSEQSALLDANNLAVNRRPGEPLPHRERHVIAARLEGPAYSAFPDGVGEQPPGLQKAAQIHVVVVADTDMLTLSPTRTPQLSNHLFVLNTLDNLAAPEALANIRPRAMANYGLHVVENLQNTAARAYQDQADELERRLAQAEQEWQRLNPPITTLGTEAVDTSTQLQALNKERLRLAMELQTLKVDAYKPLQRWILGVKLLVIVPLPLLLCLSAWALFRWQHRRRPLPLQV; this comes from the coding sequence ATGGGATCTGCACTGCGTGCCAGCATGACACTTATCGTCATAGCCTTACTGTTCCTGGCCTTCAACCTGGTATGGGCAGTCAAGCTGCCTGACCTGCGCTGGGACCCCTCAGCCTTGAAAACCAACACTCTTTCGCCTGCCGTGCTGCATCTGCTGGCCGCCCAGGAAAGCCCGGTGGACCTTTACTACTTCAACGCACGCCATCACCCGAAAAAGAGCGCTGCCAGCAAGCGCTACGCCGTTTATGTTGAAAAGATGCTCAAAGCGTTCGAAACCGCCGCAAACGGCATGATCAACCTGCACATCATCGACCCTGGCGACCTTTCGGACGATGCCTACAGAGCCGGGTTATACGGCCTCGACGATAGCGAAGGATTCTTCGGCCTCATCGGCACTCGCAATGGCCAGGCCGCGCGACGGATCGAATCCTTCAATCCCGACCGGGCGGCGCTGCTGGAATATGAAATCAGTCACTTGATCAGCCAATTGTCGCAACCGCAGCCCGCCACTATCGGCCTGCTGTCAGGACAGCCGATCAAGACCCCGGCCGCGGCGCTGCTGCGCGAACTGCATCGACATGTGAACCTCGTCGACCTGCCTGCCGAGCTCGACCGTATCCCCAGCCACTTCAAGACCCTGATGCTCGTGCACCCGCGCAGGCTGCCCGAGCAAACCTTGTACGCCATTGACCAATTCGTGCTGGGCGGCGGCAAGCTGATGATGTTCATTGATCCGCTTAGCGCCCTGGATACCGACGCCCCGCCCGCCAGCGCCAAGCTGGACGGGCTGCTGGCGAGCTGGGGCGTGCGCATGCCCGCCGACCTGGTGCTGATCGACAGCCGCTATGCCGCACATGAGCCTCCAGGCAGTGATCCGACCCGGTTGACCCTGCCAAGACAGGCCATGACCAGGAACGACGTCAGCAGTTGGCGCCTGGATTCAGTGACCCTTGCAAGCAGCGGCGCGCTCTTCGCGCTGCACAAAAGCCGAACCCGTTTCACTCCGTTGCTGCAAAGCTCCGAACAGTCGGCACTGCTGGACGCCAACAACCTTGCGGTAAACCGGCGTCCCGGCGAACCGCTGCCGCACCGTGAGCGCCATGTCATCGCAGCGCGCCTCGAGGGGCCTGCGTATTCGGCGTTTCCTGACGGCGTCGGCGAGCAGCCACCCGGGTTGCAGAAGGCCGCGCAGATCCATGTGGTGGTGGTCGCCGACACGGACATGCTCACGCTGAGCCCGACCCGCACACCGCAATTGAGCAATCACCTGTTTGTGCTGAACACTTTGGACAATCTTGCTGCGCCTGAGGCGCTCGCCAACATTCGCCCTCGCGCCATGGCGAACTACGGCTTGCACGTCGTCGAAAACCTGCAGAACACCGCTGCGCGTGCCTATCAGGACCAGGCCGACGAGTTGGAGCGACGCCTGGCCCAGGCGGAACAGGAATGGCAACGCTTGAACCCGCCCATCACAACCCTCGGCACCGAAGCGGTCGATACCAGCACCCAACTACAAGCGCTCAACAAGGAGCGCCTGCGCTTGGCGATGGAACTGCAAACGTTGAAGGTGGACGCATACAAGCCACTGCAGCGTTGGATACTGGGCGTGAAGCTGTTGGTGATTGTGCCGTTGCCGCTGCTGCTATGCCTGAGCGCCTGGGCGCTGTTTCGCTGGCAGCATCGCCGGCGGCCACTGCCCTTGCAGGTTTAA
- a CDS encoding transglycosylase SLT domain-containing protein — protein MIRPSALLVLCLTLLLPMAAVARLDGPLEVTKPGKVRDLAEIRSSRTLRVLVNQSRNSSGEIQGQAIGVEYHRLRAFEQYLNGHARDGQEINLKIIPKAKDQLLGALARGEGDLVAPGELLDVNAAHKISTSDPIASGVPLWLVGVKGERRFTKLEQLSGRTLALTTGSAAADAISQVNQKLALHKQPPIKVEWVDPTLAVEDVLEMVQAGIFHLTIVEKPIAERWAKILPKLRFDKQVAISEPGDEYWFVRQDASMLRASIDRFLKTYHTPSDQDVAFQRIYRRLYQVRNPLARVERQRLEKLRPVLQKHAREQGMDWLNLAALAFKESALDPGARNSGGPTGLMQITPSAAQRVGVNNIESLDSNVQAGARYLAMIRRKFFASPKLNERERMAFVLAAYNMGPERVQGMRTEAKRRGLNPNQWFFQVERIAMEQVGMGGVSYVNSVNKYYLAFDRERESLEPPAPKVASRK, from the coding sequence ATGATCCGACCCTCGGCGTTGCTAGTGTTGTGCCTGACGTTACTGCTGCCCATGGCGGCGGTCGCGCGCCTGGACGGGCCGCTGGAAGTGACCAAGCCCGGCAAGGTCCGTGACCTGGCCGAGATTCGCTCCAGCCGCACCTTGCGGGTGTTGGTCAACCAGAGCCGCAACAGTTCCGGTGAAATCCAGGGCCAGGCCATCGGTGTCGAATACCATCGCCTGCGCGCCTTCGAGCAATATCTGAATGGCCACGCCCGTGATGGCCAGGAAATCAACCTCAAGATCATCCCCAAGGCCAAGGACCAACTGCTCGGCGCGTTGGCCCGTGGCGAAGGTGATCTGGTCGCCCCCGGCGAGCTGCTCGACGTCAATGCCGCGCACAAGATCAGCACCAGTGACCCGATTGCCAGCGGTGTGCCGTTGTGGCTGGTGGGTGTGAAGGGCGAGCGGCGGTTCACCAAGTTGGAGCAGTTGTCCGGGCGCACCCTGGCCTTGACCACCGGCAGCGCGGCGGCGGATGCGATCAGCCAGGTCAACCAGAAACTGGCCTTGCACAAACAGCCACCGATCAAGGTGGAATGGGTGGACCCGACCCTGGCTGTGGAAGACGTGCTGGAGATGGTACAGGCGGGTATTTTCCACCTGACCATTGTGGAAAAGCCGATTGCCGAACGCTGGGCGAAGATCCTGCCCAAGTTGCGCTTCGACAAGCAGGTGGCCATCAGCGAGCCGGGCGACGAATACTGGTTCGTGCGCCAGGACGCGTCGATGCTGCGGGCCAGCATTGATCGATTTCTCAAGACCTATCACACCCCATCCGACCAGGACGTGGCGTTCCAGCGCATCTATCGACGCCTCTATCAAGTGCGCAACCCGCTGGCGCGGGTCGAGCGCCAGCGCCTGGAAAAACTGCGCCCGGTCTTGCAGAAGCACGCCCGCGAGCAGGGCATGGACTGGCTGAACCTTGCCGCGCTGGCCTTCAAGGAGTCCGCCCTCGACCCCGGCGCGCGCAATAGCGGTGGGCCCACTGGGCTGATGCAGATCACCCCGTCGGCGGCCCAGCGGGTGGGCGTCAACAATATCGAGAGCCTCGATAGCAACGTGCAGGCGGGCGCCCGCTACCTGGCGATGATCCGCCGCAAGTTCTTCGCCAGCCCCAAGCTGAACGAGCGTGAGCGCATGGCGTTTGTATTGGCGGCTTACAACATGGGCCCGGAGCGGGTGCAGGGGATGCGCACCGAGGCCAAGCGGCGGGGGCTGAACCCCAACCAGTGGTTCTTCCAGGTTGAGAGGATTGCCATGGAGCAGGTGGGGATGGGGGGTGTCAGCTATGTTAATAGCGTCAACAAGTATTACTTGGCGTTCGATCGGGAGCGCGAATCCCTGGAGCCGCCTGCGCCGAAAGTCGCCTCGCGGAAGTGA
- a CDS encoding class I SAM-dependent methyltransferase, protein MNALHPLIRLAPITADLTQRNPKILLGGKHQPTLLRYLDGWPRRTGRPSAFLIQFVEDGDSLARFANNSFDLAVIQAPSAADAQEVIRQLTRIARQGLIARR, encoded by the coding sequence ATGAATGCACTGCACCCCCTCATACGCCTGGCCCCGATCACTGCGGACCTGACCCAGCGCAATCCGAAAATCCTGCTGGGCGGCAAGCACCAGCCGACGTTGCTGCGTTATCTCGATGGCTGGCCACGCCGCACCGGCCGACCTTCGGCGTTCCTGATCCAGTTTGTCGAAGACGGCGATTCCCTCGCGCGGTTTGCGAACAACAGCTTTGACCTGGCCGTCATCCAGGCCCCCAGCGCCGCTGACGCGCAAGAGGTCATCCGCCAGCTCACGCGCATTGCCCGGCAGGGGCTGATCGCTCGTCGTTAA
- a CDS encoding DoxX family protein has translation MSPLIKNLLSTRAGYGLTILRIVVGIIFAAHGSQKLFGWFGGYGLAGTAQWMESIGLAPGTLMALLSGGTEFFAGLALIIGLLVRPAALGLTILSVVAIFSVHIHNGLFMANNGYEFALALLGGSLAVLFEGAGKLSADRAIAN, from the coding sequence ATGAGCCCACTGATCAAAAACCTCCTGAGCACCCGCGCCGGCTACGGCCTGACCATCCTGCGTATCGTTGTCGGCATTATCTTCGCCGCTCACGGTTCGCAAAAACTCTTCGGCTGGTTCGGCGGCTATGGCTTGGCGGGTACGGCGCAGTGGATGGAAAGCATCGGCCTGGCACCGGGTACCCTGATGGCACTGTTGTCCGGCGGGACTGAATTCTTTGCCGGCCTGGCGCTGATCATCGGTTTGCTGGTGCGTCCAGCGGCGCTGGGGCTGACCATTCTGTCGGTGGTTGCAATCTTCTCGGTGCACATCCACAACGGTTTGTTTATGGCCAACAACGGTTATGAGTTTGCACTGGCCTTGCTGGGTGGCTCCCTGGCCGTGCTGTTTGAAGGTGCCGGCAAGCTGTCCGCCGACCGCGCCATCGCCAACTGA
- a CDS encoding TatD family hydrolase gives MQLIDIGVNLTNPSFDEKHQGVLERAYAAGVQQLVLTGTSVEGSEQALELCAKLDDSGQRLVCTAGIHPHSASDWNGGSAQRLRSLLGESRVRAVGECGLDFNRDFSPRPQQERVLEEHLALAVELKLPVFLHERDANQRLLEILKDYRDHLTAAVVHCFTGEQQALFSYLDLDLHIGITGWICDERRGTHLHPLVREIPRGRLMLESDAPYLLPRTLRPKPKNGRNEPAYLPEVLREVALHRHETPDDLAQHSTACARAFFRLPAVE, from the coding sequence ATGCAACTCATTGATATCGGCGTCAACCTGACTAACCCCAGTTTCGACGAGAAGCACCAGGGCGTACTCGAGCGTGCGTACGCCGCTGGCGTGCAACAATTGGTCCTCACCGGCACCAGTGTCGAGGGCAGCGAACAGGCCCTGGAACTCTGCGCAAAGCTTGATGACAGTGGTCAACGCCTGGTCTGTACCGCCGGCATCCACCCTCACAGCGCCAGCGACTGGAACGGCGGCAGCGCCCAACGTTTGCGCAGTTTGCTCGGCGAGAGCCGGGTGCGCGCGGTGGGCGAATGCGGGCTGGATTTCAACCGCGATTTCTCACCGCGCCCGCAGCAGGAAAGAGTCCTCGAAGAACACCTGGCCCTGGCCGTCGAGCTGAAGCTGCCGGTGTTCCTCCATGAGCGTGACGCCAATCAGCGCCTGCTGGAGATCCTCAAGGACTACCGCGACCACCTCACTGCCGCCGTGGTGCATTGCTTCACCGGCGAACAGCAGGCGTTGTTCAGCTACCTGGACCTCGACCTGCACATCGGCATCACCGGGTGGATTTGCGACGAGCGCCGTGGGACGCATCTGCACCCGCTGGTCAGGGAAATTCCCCGAGGCCGCCTGATGCTGGAGAGCGATGCGCCGTACCTGCTGCCGCGCACCCTGCGCCCCAAGCCGAAAAACGGCCGCAACGAACCGGCCTACCTGCCCGAAGTACTGCGCGAAGTCGCCCTGCACCGCCACGAGACGCCGGACGACCTGGCCCAGCACAGCACCGCCTGTGCCCGCGCGTTTTTTCGGTTGCCTGCGGTGGAGTGA
- a CDS encoding ABC transporter permease, whose product MNLLLPVFKLQLTRYLRAPATYLSMAMFLALSTALGLDTLGLLEQNSSDLQNFFEWHPWLYLLLIPALSIQLWTDEQQTGLSELLKLLPVSSAELVIGKFLAAWTIVALTLALTFPLVVMVNMLGTVDNSVIAAQYLVSGLLAASYLSIGCFMCALSHQRLLTSVLTLSLLLTISGLSSVLDALEHQAPIWIVESLTALSPLIRFGMIDHGALALHDMLYFISLTIALLAATTIVLNYKKS is encoded by the coding sequence TTGAACCTGCTGCTGCCTGTTTTCAAACTCCAGCTGACCCGCTATCTGCGCGCACCGGCCACCTACCTGAGCATGGCAATGTTCCTGGCACTGTCCACGGCACTCGGATTGGACACCCTCGGGCTACTGGAACAAAACAGCAGCGATTTGCAAAACTTCTTTGAGTGGCACCCCTGGTTGTATCTGCTACTCATCCCGGCGCTGTCGATCCAGTTATGGACGGACGAACAACAGACCGGTCTCAGCGAACTACTTAAACTATTGCCTGTCAGCTCGGCAGAGCTGGTTATCGGGAAGTTTCTCGCAGCCTGGACTATCGTCGCCCTGACATTGGCGCTGACGTTCCCCCTCGTTGTGATGGTCAACATGCTGGGCACAGTGGATAACAGCGTAATCGCCGCGCAATATCTGGTCAGCGGTTTATTGGCGGCAAGTTATCTGTCCATCGGCTGCTTCATGTGTGCCCTCAGTCACCAACGACTACTGACATCTGTGCTGACACTGAGCCTGTTATTAACGATCAGCGGACTGTCATCAGTGCTTGATGCGCTGGAACATCAAGCGCCCATTTGGATAGTCGAAAGCCTCACCGCCCTGAGTCCACTCATACGTTTTGGGATGATTGATCATGGCGCATTGGCGCTGCACGACATGCTTTATTTCATCAGCCTGACAATTGCCTTGCTTGCTGCAACAACCATTGTTCTCAACTACAAAAAAAGCTGA